One Microbacterium marinum genomic window carries:
- a CDS encoding signal peptidase II, with protein MITKSTSTALTGAQRVALFSLTVTVAALTALVDQATKATAIMELAPRGRVPLLGDLFGLQLAFNPGTVMSLGADSTWVLTTISAIACAALLIGATRARSKGWSTAIGFVLGGASGNLLDRFLAPPGGGNGHVIDFLAYGNLFIGNLADIFIGVGFGLGVLLYVRKHSAGRDRRVRVRPEPASAAVGEPR; from the coding sequence ATGATCACCAAATCCACATCCACGGCGCTCACCGGAGCGCAGAGGGTCGCGCTGTTCTCTTTGACCGTCACCGTTGCCGCGCTCACCGCGTTAGTCGATCAAGCAACGAAAGCGACCGCGATCATGGAGCTCGCCCCCCGCGGACGTGTCCCTCTCCTAGGAGACCTTTTCGGGCTGCAGCTGGCGTTCAATCCGGGCACTGTCATGTCGCTCGGCGCCGACTCCACCTGGGTCTTGACGACGATCTCCGCGATCGCGTGCGCAGCGCTCCTCATCGGCGCGACCCGCGCCCGCTCAAAGGGGTGGTCGACCGCGATCGGCTTCGTGCTCGGAGGCGCGTCAGGCAACCTCCTCGATCGGTTCCTAGCGCCCCCGGGCGGAGGCAACGGGCACGTCATCGACTTCCTCGCCTACGGCAACCTCTTCATCGGCAACCTGGCCGACATCTTCATCGGCGTGGGGTTCGGCCTCGGGGTCCTCCTGTACGTGCGGAAGCATTCCGCAGGCCGCGACCGTCGGGTTCGCGTACGCCCTGAGCCTGCCAGCGCTGCAGTGGGGGAGCCGAGATGA
- a CDS encoding M23 family metallopeptidase yields MEKARRNEASKNSEIARIETLIRSLQSDVEAKQAEAERLGQEHVLAVEAYEDAVDRAETLQAQADAESARAEAAAQKLGILITEQYRSGKRDPALELFFSGEPGSADDLLSRLGTMDRLVEANREVYADATGARDNAQSLSAQAEVARAERDRRKNDAEKKMQAAQNAAQAALVALETQSEHRDVLEAQLAALRDTTAITVADYQTGVEVRRRERAERIRRERAAAAARAREEERRRQEEEREQAANAGGGGTGGNTSGGGAASGGGQVQPSGWVRPAHGGVTSYFGSRGTICSNGYCTASGHRGLDFAASCGAPIYAAASGTVTFAGWSGSWGNYIKILHSDGSTTAYAHILNGGYNVRYGQRVRAGQLIAYAGTTGASTGCHLHFEVYRDGVRVDPAAHLRNRGVRV; encoded by the coding sequence GTGGAAAAGGCACGACGTAACGAGGCGTCGAAGAACTCGGAGATCGCCCGCATCGAGACGCTCATCCGGTCGCTGCAATCCGATGTGGAGGCCAAACAAGCTGAAGCCGAGCGACTCGGCCAGGAGCACGTGCTCGCCGTCGAAGCATACGAGGACGCTGTCGATCGGGCAGAAACGCTCCAGGCGCAAGCTGATGCGGAGTCCGCCCGGGCAGAAGCCGCCGCGCAAAAACTGGGCATCCTCATCACGGAGCAATACCGTTCCGGGAAGCGTGACCCCGCCCTGGAACTCTTCTTCTCGGGAGAACCCGGTAGTGCTGATGATCTCTTATCGCGCCTGGGCACGATGGACAGACTCGTCGAGGCGAACCGTGAGGTGTATGCCGATGCCACCGGCGCCAGAGACAACGCCCAGAGCCTGAGCGCCCAGGCCGAAGTCGCCCGCGCCGAGCGTGACCGGCGGAAGAACGACGCCGAGAAGAAGATGCAAGCGGCTCAAAACGCAGCCCAAGCAGCCCTCGTCGCGCTGGAAACCCAATCCGAGCACCGAGATGTTCTCGAAGCACAACTCGCCGCCCTTCGAGATACGACCGCGATCACGGTGGCCGATTACCAGACGGGTGTTGAGGTTCGACGCAGGGAACGAGCGGAGCGGATTCGCCGCGAACGCGCAGCCGCCGCAGCGCGCGCAAGAGAAGAAGAGCGCCGACGGCAAGAGGAGGAGCGTGAACAGGCAGCAAACGCAGGAGGTGGTGGTACTGGCGGGAACACCTCTGGCGGCGGCGCTGCCAGCGGTGGCGGACAAGTACAACCGTCCGGTTGGGTCCGTCCAGCGCACGGCGGCGTGACCTCCTACTTCGGATCACGCGGCACCATCTGCAGCAATGGCTACTGCACCGCTAGCGGGCACCGTGGACTCGATTTCGCAGCGAGCTGCGGTGCACCTATCTACGCGGCAGCATCAGGAACAGTCACCTTCGCCGGGTGGAGCGGCTCGTGGGGGAACTACATCAAGATTCTCCACAGCGACGGATCTACCACGGCGTACGCGCACATCCTCAACGGGGGCTACAACGTCAGGTATGGCCAACGGGTACGCGCAGGTCAGCTCATCGCCTACGCCGGTACTACCGGAGCCTCCACAGGATGTCATCTGCATTTCGAGGTATATCGCGACGGCGTTCGAGTGGATCCCGCAGCGCACCTCCGAAACCGAGGAGTACGTGTGTGA
- a CDS encoding copper resistance protein CopC: MRLAMLLVTSAAALTWGMTAGATSATAHDSLLSASPEADSTTTEIPAEVTLTFSDEVFTAGSAVQIAVIAPDGEEIVAGSPAINGNTVSQPITETATPGTFTVQWRVVSSDGHPISDEYTYTLAQNTGTEESTPSSPSSSEADQDPAPSSTAAATQPADVHSGPREGTEFLPIMTVIAGVGVVGGALVSVMMVARARRRRDRADANAATKTVGGSERNG; this comes from the coding sequence GTGCGCCTGGCGATGCTGCTTGTCACCAGCGCAGCCGCTCTCACCTGGGGAATGACTGCCGGCGCGACCTCTGCGACCGCACACGACAGTCTCCTCTCCGCAAGTCCTGAGGCGGACTCCACAACGACTGAGATTCCCGCCGAAGTCACTCTGACATTTAGCGATGAAGTCTTCACGGCAGGAAGTGCGGTCCAGATCGCAGTGATCGCACCAGACGGTGAGGAGATCGTCGCCGGGTCTCCCGCGATCAACGGCAACACCGTCAGCCAGCCGATCACCGAGACCGCGACGCCCGGCACCTTCACTGTGCAGTGGCGGGTCGTCTCTAGCGACGGCCACCCCATCAGCGACGAATACACCTACACTCTCGCGCAGAACACCGGTACCGAGGAATCGACCCCATCGTCGCCGTCGAGCTCCGAGGCTGACCAGGACCCCGCCCCGTCCTCTACGGCAGCAGCGACACAGCCCGCAGACGTTCACTCCGGACCTCGCGAGGGAACCGAGTTCCTGCCGATCATGACGGTGATCGCGGGTGTGGGCGTGGTCGGTGGCGCATTGGTGTCTGTGATGATGGTTGCCCGCGCGCGCCGACGCCGCGACCGCGCCGACGCAAACGCGGCGACCAAGACGGTGGGAGGGAGCGAACGCAATGGCTGA
- a CDS encoding signal peptidase II — protein sequence MADSPEKRFALACVAAGLVVVADQATKAAAVAGLSTAEGLPLLGDFLTLQLAFNPGGVLSFGAQAPWLLTALGIVSIALIATAMIRARTTRWAVGLGIILGGAIGNTVDRLFSPPGFGVGHVTDFLAYGTLFIGNLADLALAVGAVILIATLWSQNRVRQANGARRSSSGSAVSTVGPAQ from the coding sequence ATGGCTGACAGCCCGGAAAAGCGGTTTGCGCTGGCGTGCGTCGCCGCTGGCCTCGTGGTGGTGGCTGATCAAGCAACCAAAGCAGCGGCGGTCGCCGGGTTGAGTACAGCTGAAGGTCTCCCACTGCTCGGAGATTTCCTGACGCTACAGCTGGCCTTCAACCCGGGCGGCGTGTTGTCCTTCGGGGCTCAGGCTCCATGGCTGCTCACCGCCTTGGGAATCGTCTCGATCGCTCTCATCGCGACAGCCATGATCCGTGCCCGCACAACACGGTGGGCGGTGGGGCTCGGGATCATTCTCGGAGGAGCGATCGGCAATACGGTTGACCGGCTCTTCTCGCCGCCTGGGTTTGGGGTGGGGCACGTCACCGACTTCCTGGCCTACGGCACCCTGTTCATCGGCAACCTCGCTGACCTCGCCCTTGCCGTGGGCGCGGTCATCCTCATTGCCACGCTGTGGTCTCAGAACCGAGTGCGCCAAGCAAACGGGGCGAGACGATCAAGCTCGGGCAGTGCAGTGTCAACAGTGGGACCCGCCCAGTGA
- a CDS encoding DUF6804 family protein, protein MMAKKRAPSVYQRNALAPSLIAAAILFLAPVLLGGPWFLLVLFIVAILALIVAWFAFQAKQWWWIPAFAAVAIIWNPAYPLPFSGQIWSAAQPAAAVLFLIAGALIKVRRP, encoded by the coding sequence GTGATGGCGAAGAAACGCGCCCCGTCCGTCTATCAGCGCAACGCGCTCGCTCCCAGTCTCATAGCGGCCGCGATCCTCTTCCTGGCGCCCGTGCTGCTTGGCGGACCGTGGTTTCTGCTCGTGCTCTTCATCGTTGCGATCCTCGCGCTCATCGTGGCGTGGTTCGCGTTCCAAGCCAAGCAATGGTGGTGGATACCGGCCTTTGCTGCTGTCGCCATCATCTGGAACCCGGCCTACCCCCTCCCCTTCTCGGGGCAGATCTGGTCGGCGGCGCAGCCAGCCGCCGCCGTCCTCTTCTTGATCGCCGGGGCGCTCATCAAGGTGCGCCGCCCATGA
- a CDS encoding cytochrome c oxidase assembly protein → MSDPPTLSDFVSYIPLELPVLPAVGVLLAAVYLAGAIRLWKAGRRWPVWRSLSFLLGCIALAAITGLGVEAYGYALFSVFMFQQLTLMMAIPPLLVLGSPGTLLLRATPHRGVGRAVLRAAHGGLRSRAARWVLSPWVALPVYLSAFYGLYLVNLADPVLANPFGHIALEISFLIAGIVFTIPVLSDDPLPIRMSEGARALDVFVETALHAFFGVFLMVAPSLLISSFEASSLTLGIDPLADQQVAGGLAWSYGEAPTLLMLMFAMHRWFRVSTARDAADARYADVHGDPELDAYNTYLTSLRRKGDGNA, encoded by the coding sequence TTGAGCGACCCGCCGACGTTAAGCGATTTCGTCAGTTACATCCCCCTCGAGCTCCCGGTACTTCCCGCCGTAGGAGTACTTCTCGCGGCGGTGTACCTTGCCGGTGCGATACGGCTGTGGAAGGCGGGACGACGCTGGCCTGTATGGCGATCGTTGAGCTTCCTGCTCGGGTGCATCGCCCTCGCGGCTATCACCGGGTTGGGCGTCGAGGCGTACGGCTACGCACTGTTCTCAGTGTTTATGTTTCAGCAGCTCACCCTCATGATGGCCATCCCGCCACTCCTGGTCCTCGGATCGCCGGGAACACTGCTACTCCGTGCAACCCCTCACCGCGGGGTAGGACGCGCGGTGCTACGTGCAGCGCATGGTGGCCTCCGCAGCCGCGCCGCACGATGGGTGCTCAGCCCGTGGGTCGCGCTGCCGGTCTACCTGTCTGCGTTTTACGGCCTCTATCTCGTCAACCTTGCCGACCCCGTCCTCGCGAACCCTTTCGGGCACATCGCCCTGGAGATCAGCTTCCTCATCGCGGGGATAGTGTTCACCATCCCGGTGCTCTCCGACGACCCTCTTCCCATACGGATGAGTGAGGGCGCCCGGGCGTTAGACGTGTTCGTCGAAACAGCACTGCACGCGTTTTTCGGCGTCTTCCTGATGGTGGCGCCCAGCCTTCTCATCAGTTCGTTCGAGGCGTCCTCACTGACGCTCGGGATCGATCCGCTCGCAGATCAGCAGGTGGCGGGTGGGCTGGCCTGGTCCTACGGGGAAGCTCCCACCCTCTTGATGCTGATGTTCGCAATGCACCGGTGGTTCCGCGTCAGCACCGCACGCGACGCCGCTGACGCACGGTATGCCGACGTTCACGGTGACCCTGAGCTCGACGCATACAACACCTACCTCACATCCCTCCGGCGTAAGGGTGATGGGAATGCGTAG
- a CDS encoding cation diffusion facilitator family transporter has product MGAGHDHAVPSAGAAPRDFRRRLWVAFAITATLVIVQAVGAFVTGSLALLTDTAHAVTDASGLLVALIAASLMLRPATAKRTWGFRRIEVIAALAQASLLLVVGTYTAVEGVRRLFEPPEVPAGELLVFGVVGLAANIVAIVILSSSRAANFNMRAAFLEVLNDALGSLGVIVAAIVIATTGFLQADAIAGLFIAALIVPRAFKLMRETGSVLMEFTPQGLDLDAVRAHILELDHVKDVHDLHASTVATGLPTITAHVVVEDECFTDGHAAEVLTSVKECVADHFPVSILHSTFQIETAHIQDSEPSSTRHA; this is encoded by the coding sequence ATGGGTGCTGGACACGATCACGCAGTCCCGAGTGCGGGTGCGGCACCACGCGATTTTCGACGGAGACTGTGGGTTGCTTTTGCGATAACCGCCACGCTGGTCATCGTTCAAGCGGTTGGCGCTTTCGTCACGGGAAGCCTCGCCCTGCTCACAGACACCGCGCACGCCGTCACCGACGCGTCGGGGTTGCTGGTTGCGTTGATTGCCGCGAGCTTGATGCTGCGTCCCGCGACGGCGAAGCGCACATGGGGTTTCCGTCGCATCGAGGTAATCGCCGCCCTGGCGCAGGCATCGCTGCTACTGGTTGTAGGGACGTACACCGCAGTTGAGGGTGTGCGGAGGTTGTTTGAGCCGCCCGAGGTTCCTGCCGGTGAGCTGCTGGTATTTGGAGTCGTTGGTCTGGCGGCTAACATCGTCGCGATCGTCATCCTGTCCTCCAGCAGGGCAGCGAACTTCAACATGCGCGCAGCGTTCTTGGAAGTCCTTAACGACGCTCTCGGTTCACTAGGCGTGATCGTCGCAGCCATCGTCATCGCAACCACAGGGTTTCTGCAGGCGGACGCAATCGCTGGCTTGTTCATCGCTGCGCTAATCGTGCCGCGCGCTTTCAAGCTGATGCGCGAGACCGGCAGTGTGCTGATGGAGTTCACTCCTCAAGGCCTGGACCTCGACGCGGTGCGTGCACATATCCTCGAGCTGGATCACGTGAAGGATGTGCACGACCTGCACGCATCGACGGTCGCCACCGGCCTACCGACGATCACTGCTCACGTCGTCGTCGAGGACGAATGCTTCACCGATGGCCACGCCGCCGAAGTTCTCACGAGCGTCAAGGAATGTGTCGCTGACCACTTCCCCGTGTCGATCCTGCATTCGACGTTCCAGATCGAGACCGCACATATCCAGGACTCCGAACCGTCGTCGACTCGACACGCCTAG
- a CDS encoding metalloregulator ArsR/SmtB family transcription factor, with protein MTINQVSPDTFRDDANRIYAHLFQALSEPSRLAVLQHLSLGEHKVRDLVAHLGLAQSTVSRHLAFLLECGLVTTRPVGRASWYAIAEPTQLAGLFDAAGSLLRATGDSAVLQGHLHGKQTLGSQEVS; from the coding sequence GTGACGATCAATCAGGTATCTCCCGACACGTTCCGCGATGACGCCAACCGGATCTACGCGCACCTGTTCCAGGCGCTCAGCGAGCCTTCCCGTCTCGCCGTCCTGCAGCACCTTTCCCTCGGTGAGCACAAGGTCAGGGACCTTGTTGCGCATCTCGGCTTGGCGCAGTCCACGGTGAGCCGACACCTCGCATTCCTATTGGAGTGCGGCCTCGTGACAACACGGCCAGTCGGGCGTGCGTCCTGGTATGCGATAGCTGAGCCGACTCAATTGGCGGGGCTGTTCGACGCAGCCGGGTCACTTCTTCGAGCCACAGGCGACAGCGCTGTTCTCCAGGGGCACCTTCACGGAAAGCAGACGCTCGGTTCACAGGAGGTGTCCTGA
- a CDS encoding copper resistance CopC family protein has translation MSPFRKFAVGVAAAVVVVLTTAVPASAHDELVSSTPAVDDRLETAPTGLSLEFSADVMELGALIMVADGAGGDWADGTPTVDRTSVTIPVTEGMPSGGYEVRWRVVSADGHPISGVIPFTVGDGEPLVREPAAADGAEVDAGAGNDAQASQNAQDMGGIPRVVVIGGIGAAVAVAVFAPILLLRRRHAAGTSSPEQ, from the coding sequence ATGTCACCGTTCCGCAAATTCGCGGTCGGGGTGGCGGCAGCGGTCGTTGTTGTGTTGACGACAGCTGTCCCCGCATCGGCCCACGACGAGTTAGTGTCCAGCACTCCCGCCGTTGACGACCGTTTAGAGACGGCACCTACGGGGCTGTCATTGGAGTTTTCGGCTGACGTGATGGAGCTGGGCGCTCTGATTATGGTCGCGGACGGGGCGGGAGGGGATTGGGCTGACGGCACCCCGACGGTTGACAGAACTTCGGTCACCATTCCCGTCACGGAAGGCATGCCTTCGGGTGGGTATGAAGTGCGGTGGCGGGTGGTATCCGCAGATGGTCACCCCATCTCCGGAGTGATCCCGTTCACTGTTGGCGATGGGGAACCGCTAGTACGGGAACCCGCTGCAGCCGACGGCGCTGAGGTGGACGCGGGCGCAGGAAACGACGCGCAGGCAAGTCAGAACGCACAGGACATGGGCGGCATCCCACGGGTTGTCGTCATCGGTGGCATCGGCGCGGCGGTAGCTGTAGCGGTGTTTGCCCCCATACTTCTCCTTCGCCGCCGGCATGCGGCCGGCACCAGCAGCCCGGAGCAGTAA
- a CDS encoding copper chaperone PCu(A)C: protein MIPRTTSTRLGLILAAAALTLTGCASTTPGPAASTDADTVVAGDSVSMTDSWVKAADSGMSAAFGELTNDSNTDVTVVSATTEVSSMLELHETVENENGEMVMRQIEGGFTIPAGDTLSLEPGGNHIMMMDLPAPLAAGEEATFILTFSDDSTYEFTAPVKDYSGANENYEGGDMDMGGDMDSDG from the coding sequence GTGATCCCTCGCACCACTTCCACCCGTCTCGGCCTGATCCTGGCCGCGGCCGCGCTGACCCTCACCGGCTGCGCATCGACCACCCCCGGACCGGCTGCAAGCACGGACGCCGATACGGTGGTCGCTGGCGACTCGGTGTCAATGACCGATTCGTGGGTGAAAGCTGCCGACTCGGGCATGTCCGCCGCGTTCGGTGAGCTCACCAACGACAGCAACACCGACGTGACCGTCGTATCCGCCACTACCGAGGTGTCCTCGATGCTCGAGCTGCATGAGACGGTCGAGAACGAGAACGGCGAGATGGTGATGCGTCAGATCGAGGGTGGGTTCACCATCCCCGCCGGTGACACGCTCTCCCTCGAACCTGGCGGAAACCACATCATGATGATGGATCTCCCTGCTCCGCTTGCCGCGGGCGAGGAAGCCACCTTCATCCTCACCTTCTCCGACGACAGCACGTACGAATTCACCGCGCCGGTGAAGGACTACTCCGGCGCGAACGAGAACTATGAGGGCGGCGACATGGACATGGGCGGCGACATGGACTCGGACGGCTGA
- a CDS encoding Dyp-type peroxidase produces MSPRDRNERPGRAGATRRQFLLGGAVAGVGAAAAIAIDAGLNAADNTAVRTSVSEPLNGDVTVPFYGAHQAGIDTAAQAHGLFLAFDLLPTTDRDALRRMMRILTDDAARMTQGKSALADSEPELAVTPSRLTVTFGFGPGLVERAGGARPGWLAPLPAFSIDRLQKEYSDGDLLIQIAADDPLTVAHTSRMMLKDTRSFATLRWSQQGFRRAHGSVKPGTTMRNLFGQVDGTSNPEPGTADFDTVVWNTTDGWAADGTGIVVRRIAMDLDKWDRLDRPGRDQSVGRYQSNGAPLTGTDEFDEPDFTAKTPIGFPVIPEFSHLRRSRSENTAERIFRRAFNYDDTPTPGQISNAGLIFVSFQADIEKQFTPIQRRLDELDLLNEWTAPIGSAVFAAPPGCAEGGYIGETLLT; encoded by the coding sequence ATGAGCCCCCGCGATCGGAACGAACGACCCGGTCGTGCCGGCGCGACCCGGCGGCAGTTTCTCCTTGGAGGAGCTGTCGCCGGTGTCGGCGCTGCTGCCGCGATCGCGATCGACGCGGGCCTGAACGCCGCGGACAACACCGCCGTTCGTACGTCGGTCTCAGAACCGCTCAACGGTGACGTCACGGTCCCGTTCTACGGCGCACATCAGGCCGGGATCGACACGGCTGCCCAAGCGCACGGACTGTTCCTCGCGTTCGACCTGCTGCCCACCACGGACCGAGACGCGCTGCGCCGCATGATGCGGATCCTCACCGATGACGCTGCTCGCATGACGCAGGGGAAGTCGGCCCTGGCCGACTCGGAACCGGAACTCGCCGTCACCCCCTCCCGCCTCACCGTCACGTTCGGGTTCGGGCCCGGGCTGGTCGAACGAGCTGGCGGCGCCCGCCCCGGGTGGCTCGCCCCGTTACCGGCGTTTTCGATCGACCGGCTGCAGAAGGAGTACAGCGACGGTGACCTGCTGATCCAGATCGCCGCCGACGACCCTCTCACCGTCGCCCACACCTCCCGGATGATGCTGAAAGACACCCGGAGCTTTGCCACCTTGCGGTGGTCGCAGCAAGGGTTCCGCCGTGCCCACGGGTCGGTGAAGCCGGGCACCACGATGCGGAACCTGTTTGGTCAGGTGGACGGGACCAGCAACCCCGAACCGGGCACCGCCGACTTCGACACGGTCGTGTGGAACACCACCGACGGGTGGGCAGCCGACGGCACCGGCATAGTCGTGCGGCGTATCGCGATGGACCTCGACAAGTGGGACCGGCTCGACCGGCCAGGCCGCGACCAGTCCGTGGGCCGCTACCAGTCCAACGGGGCACCGCTGACGGGAACCGACGAGTTCGACGAACCCGACTTCACCGCGAAAACCCCAATCGGGTTCCCCGTGATCCCCGAGTTCTCCCATCTGCGCCGCTCCCGCAGCGAGAACACTGCCGAGCGAATCTTCCGCCGCGCGTTCAACTACGACGACACCCCCACGCCCGGGCAGATCTCCAACGCGGGACTCATCTTCGTGTCCTTCCAAGCCGACATCGAAAAACAGTTCACCCCGATCCAGCGCCGCCTAGACGAGCTCGACCTCCTCAACGAGTGGACCGCCCCGATCGGCTCGGCCGTCTTCGCCGCCCCGCCCGGGTGCGCCGAAGGCGGCTACATCGGCGAAACCCTCCTCACCTGA
- a CDS encoding SulP family inorganic anion transporter: MLTAVSPARDTKARYRIEPTVLQALRSPKLLTREVLAGLVVALALIPEAIAFSIIAGVDPRVGLFSSFVMAVAIAFLGGRPAMITAATGAIALVIAPVAREHGMDYFIATVLLGGLIQIVFAVLGVAKLMRFIPRSVMVGFVNALAILIFTSQFPQLFGANIPWLVYPLVAVGLVIMFVMPRFTKIIPAPLVAIVLLTVVVVTTGWLVPNVGDQGELPESLPALFIPNVPLTFETLQIIAPYALAMAVVGLLESLMTAKLVDDITDTHSRKTREAWGQGVANVLSGAFGGMGGCAMIGQTMINVKASGARTRISTFLAGVFLLVLVLALGDVVAIIPMAALVAVMIVVAIATFDWHSIRMNTLKRMPKSETAVMLITVIATVWTHNLAIGVILGVIAAMIMFARRVAHFVTVTRTVDDTAAVPTAYYAVDGELFFASSNDLTTQFEYNDDPERVIIDMTRSHVWDASTVAALDAIVTKYEHHGKTVHIEGLNDTATAFHGRLTGNLGGSH; the protein is encoded by the coding sequence ATGTTGACCGCTGTCAGCCCTGCGCGCGACACCAAAGCGCGATACCGAATCGAACCCACCGTGCTGCAAGCGCTGCGCAGCCCAAAGCTCCTCACCCGCGAAGTCCTCGCCGGCCTCGTTGTGGCCCTTGCCCTGATCCCGGAGGCGATCGCATTCTCGATCATCGCGGGCGTGGACCCCCGCGTCGGGTTGTTCTCCTCGTTCGTGATGGCCGTCGCGATCGCGTTCCTCGGCGGCCGACCCGCGATGATCACCGCCGCGACCGGCGCCATCGCGCTCGTCATCGCACCCGTCGCCCGTGAGCACGGGATGGACTACTTCATCGCGACAGTCCTCCTCGGTGGGCTCATCCAGATCGTGTTCGCCGTCCTCGGCGTCGCCAAGCTGATGCGCTTCATCCCTCGGTCGGTGATGGTCGGGTTCGTGAACGCCTTGGCGATCCTCATCTTCACCTCTCAGTTCCCCCAGCTGTTCGGGGCGAACATTCCGTGGCTGGTGTACCCGCTGGTCGCTGTGGGCCTGGTGATCATGTTCGTGATGCCCCGGTTCACCAAGATCATCCCGGCACCGCTGGTCGCGATCGTGCTGCTCACCGTCGTCGTCGTCACGACAGGCTGGCTTGTCCCGAACGTGGGCGACCAGGGAGAACTCCCCGAGAGCCTGCCGGCACTGTTCATTCCGAATGTGCCGCTCACCTTCGAGACACTGCAGATCATCGCCCCCTACGCCCTCGCGATGGCGGTGGTCGGCCTGCTCGAGTCCCTCATGACCGCGAAGCTCGTCGACGACATCACCGACACCCACTCCCGCAAGACCCGCGAAGCATGGGGTCAGGGCGTCGCGAACGTCCTCTCCGGAGCGTTCGGCGGCATGGGCGGTTGCGCCATGATCGGCCAGACCATGATCAACGTGAAGGCCTCCGGCGCCCGCACGCGCATCTCCACCTTCCTCGCCGGCGTCTTCCTCCTCGTCCTGGTCCTCGCCCTCGGCGACGTCGTCGCCATCATCCCCATGGCCGCCCTCGTCGCGGTCATGATCGTCGTCGCGATCGCGACGTTCGACTGGCACAGCATCCGAATGAACACCCTCAAGCGGATGCCCAAGAGCGAGACCGCCGTGATGCTCATCACCGTGATCGCGACCGTCTGGACCCACAACCTCGCCATCGGCGTGATCCTCGGCGTCATCGCCGCGATGATCATGTTCGCCCGCCGCGTCGCGCACTTCGTCACCGTCACCCGCACCGTCGACGACACCGCTGCCGTCCCGACCGCGTACTACGCCGTCGACGGGGAGCTGTTCTTCGCTTCCAGCAACGACCTGACCACGCAGTTCGAATACAACGATGACCCCGAACGAGTCATCATCGACATGACCCGCTCACACGTCTGGGACGCCTCCACCGTCGCCGCCCTCGACGCCATCGTCACCAAGTACGAACACCACGGCAAAACCGTCCACATCGAAGGCCTCAACGACACCGCCACCGCCTTCCACGGACGCCTCACCGGCAACCTCGGCGGCAGCCACTAA
- a CDS encoding MerR family transcriptional regulator encodes MEEETARIGEVTERTELSSRTLRHYDEIGLVTPSARTEGGFRLYTEADIARILLIRRMKPLGFTLDEMRELLDVVDALAASPDDVDLRKRLDAIRDETAERREKLSRQVAMADEFMEQLSQV; translated from the coding sequence ATGGAGGAAGAGACCGCCCGTATAGGCGAGGTCACCGAGCGCACAGAGCTGTCCTCCCGGACCCTGCGTCACTATGACGAAATCGGGCTGGTCACTCCCTCCGCGCGCACCGAGGGCGGGTTCCGGCTCTACACCGAGGCCGATATCGCGCGCATCCTCCTGATCCGTCGGATGAAGCCGCTCGGGTTCACTCTCGACGAGATGAGGGAACTGCTGGACGTTGTCGACGCCCTCGCGGCATCACCGGACGACGTCGACCTGCGGAAGCGGCTCGACGCGATCCGCGACGAAACCGCAGAGCGGCGAGAGAAGCTCAGCCGACAAGTCGCCATGGCCGACGAGTTCATGGAGCAACTCTCACAAGTCTGA